A section of the Lepus europaeus isolate LE1 chromosome 10, mLepTim1.pri, whole genome shotgun sequence genome encodes:
- the TCF15 gene encoding transcription factor 15, whose protein sequence is MAFALLRPVGAHVLYPDVRLLSEDEENRSESDASDQSFGCCEGLEAARRGPGPGGGRRAGGAGPVVVVRQRQAANARERDRTQSVNTAFTALRTLIPTEPVDRKLSKIETLRLASSYIAHLANVLLLGDAADDGQPCFRAAGSAKSSVPAAAAADGGGRQPRSICTFCLSNQRKGGGRRDLGGTCLKVRGVTALRGPRR, encoded by the exons ATGGCGTTCGCGCTGCTGCGCCCCGTCGGCGCGCACGTGCTGTACCCGGACGTGCGGCTGCTGAGCGAGGACGAGGAGAACCGCAGCGAGAGCGACGCGTCGGACCAGTCGTTTGGCTGCTGCGAAGGCCTGGaggcggcgcggcgcggccctggccccgggggcgggcgacgggcgggcggcgcgggcccGGTGGTGGTGGTGCGACAGCGGCAGGCGGCCAATGCGCGGGAGCGGGACCGCACGCAAAGCGTGAACACGGCCTTCACAGCGCTGCGTACGCTCATCCCCACCGAGCCGGTGGACCGCAAGTTGTCCAAGATCGAGACGCTGCGCCTGGCGTCCAGCTACATCGCTCACCTGGCCAACGTGCTGCTGCTGGGCGACGCAGCCGACGACGGGCAGCCGTGCTTCCGCGCGGCCGGCAGTGCCAAGAGCTccgtccccgccgccgccgctgccgacGGCGGCGGCCGCCAGCCACGCTCCATCTGCACTTTCTGCCTGAGCAACCAGCGCAAGGGG GGCGGCCGGCGTGACCTGGGGGGCACCTGCTTGAAGGTGAGAGGGGTGACCGCTCTTCGAGGACCACGGAGATGA